The segment ACTAAGATATATCACATGTTTTATAAGTTGTTATGCTTATTAAACATTACATTATTTTcgttttcatttttttttttttttctttttttcaatatttataaaaattttcatagtaatttttcttatacTTTTGTAACATTTGTGAGAAGGGTTCCTTTTTTTGGCTTACATTTTCTTCTTGTTCATTCTGTGGAGTCTTTgtcttttcatttttatctttcTCTTTCTTTGATTcatagaaaaaatatttgtaataattaAGAGAAGGATATCTATTTATCATAACTTTTATGATTGCCTGTGCTCTTAAATCAtttaattgtatatatCTATGAATTAATTCATctaataaaaattgtaaGGGGTCCATTAAAGGAATGAGATCATCCTTTTCAGgttttttatcatatggATATAAAGCCATTCTTCTAGCTATACATATTGatttaaatatttgtatttgtTGTTTTCTTGTTGTcatattaatttttctaGGTAATATTAAACCATTTTCTCCTATAAAATGATGTAATAAATGTGTATATCTCCATATAAATGgactttttatatttaatatttttcttttattaaatgatggattccaatatttttcatctttATCATGACATTCCATTTGTTGTTCTTTTACATCATTATCCATATgtaaattaaaatgtttCTTATATTCTTCTGAATAAggattatataatttatattgttcctttaatgatttttttatagctcttctttgtttttttaattcaaCAATACTTGCCATTTTTGAATATTCAttaaattcatataaaatttcTTGTTTTAAATTATCTATATCTTTGAATGGATTCCAATATGGATCAAtgtatatatctttataaCTTAAATTAGAAACatgtttctttttcttattaattctttcaaaaatatttcttgttatttttaattcttcCCTATTTAATTCTTCAATAACAGGAGAGTTATCATATTCTACACTTTCCTTATcaactttttttttcattctaTATAATTCTTCTAAGCATTCATCAAATAAAGCATTGCAAGAATTTTCCTTGGAAACTTTCACATCTTCTAAgcttttatttaataacattttttcattattatcattcgTTGTATTTTCTATAGGTCCCTTTGGCTGTTCATTTATGTACCCTCTCATAAATACAagtttattattacaacCCAGGGGAAATAGGTTCAATGtgttttttaaattatttcttcttAACAAAACAATCATTTTTATGGGGATAtgaaatgaatataatattcaacAGCCATGTTTTACAACATGAAAATgtgcacatatatatatatatataatatatatatatatattatatatatgtgtagatttatgtataaatttatatgtaagggataaaattattttatataaaaaattatagaaagtttattttatacatacatgtatatatatatatatatataatataagtttattttttcactctattatttttcatccTTTATGTTAGAACAGTGGAATCTTAAAAATTTAACATAAGAcgataatattattcaaataaaatatatcaaaaaaaaaaataataaataaaaactacatatattatatatatatatttataatacaataaggatatgaaattaatattttaatttttgttataagatatacattaataaaatatatatcatattataaataaaaggtatacaaaataaacatacatatataactatataaatatatattaatacatttttatgtatattctATTATATGACAATGATCATGGTTTAATCTTTTTAAGGCTATAGAGTtatctcttttttttattttttttttattttttcaaaatttNNNNNNNNNNNNNNNNNNNNNNNNNNNNNNNNNNNNNNNNNNNNNNNNNNNNNNNNNNNNNNNNNNNNNNNNNNNNNNNNNNNNNNNNNNNNNNNNNNNNNNNNNNNNNNNNNNNNNNNNNNNNNNNNNNNNNNNNNNNNNNNNNNNNNNNNNNNNNNNNNNNNNNNNNNNNNNNNNNNNNNNNNNNNNNNNNNNNNNNNNNNNNNNNNNNNNNNNNNNNNNNNNNNNNNNNNNNNNNNNNNNNNNNtaaatatatatatatatatatatatatatatatatatatataatatgtacattTAAGCCTTTTAGTATTATatcctttatttttttttttaataaatatgacttgtattaaacaatataataaacccattaaaattttttcttttttctttttttttggataTTAATTATCCCATAAATTTCTATTTGTTAAAacatgttatatttttttttattaaatactttatctttttatttttttaattatcATTGGGATATTctcatataatataagtaaacatttttaattttttacacgatataaaaaattatagtAAAAATGTAAAACTGCACAAgggaaataaaaattgaaccattttttatcaagtttttttttttttttttttttttttttttttaaaacaaaaaaagaaagttattaataattttttaaattgaaatatatatatatatatatatatatatatatataaatcttatcaaaataattcttcattttaaagaaaaaagtaGTACTAATAAAAACTTATTAAGAAATATAGTGAGACATTATTTGCttaaatttatacatatgtatattattacctatacttttattttgtgATCGTGttcacattttttttttttttttttttttttttttttttttttattttgtttgAAGTTCAATAAAAAAGCAACTTGTTATTTTCAAACATTATGGGAACAGAGAAAGAAGATGATGGACAAGATGTTGTAAATAGGAGtaatgatttaaaaaaggaaaataataaatgtgaTAATATGAGTAATGATATAAGTGATTCtataagtaataatataagtGATAGTATAAGTACAAACataagtaataatatatctaataaCATATCTAATAACATATCTCATAACATATCTCATAACATATCTCATAACATATCTCATAACATATCTCATAACATATCTCATAACACATCTCATAACATATCTCATAACATATCTCATAACATATCTCATAATATAAGTCAAAATAATCatgatatttttaaaaaggtacatataaaaaatttgaaCATTATGAATACACATAaggataataattataaatataaaaataatggattgaatatttataataaaaaaaagaaagattATAACGGGGatgaaaatttaaaaacaaatacaAGAGAATCATATGagatattttattcttatttaaaattatcagaaaaaaaaagcttaaaaga is part of the Plasmodium reichenowi strain SY57 chromosome 12, whole genome shotgun sequence genome and harbors:
- a CDS encoding mitochondrial ribosomal protein S18 precursor, putative; translated protein: MIVLLRRNNLKNTLNLFPLGCNNKLVFMRGYINEQPKGPIENTTNDNNEKMLLNKSLEDVKVSKENSCNALFDECLEELYRMKKKVDKESVEYDNSPVIEELNREELKITRNIFERINKKKKHVSNLSYKDIYIDPYWNPFKDIDNLKQEILYEFNEYSKMASIVELKKQRRAIKKSLKEQYKLYNPYSEEYKKHFNLHMDNDVKEQQMECHDKDEKYWNPSFNKRKILNIKSPFIWRYTHLLHHFIGENGLILPRKINMTTRKQQIQIFKSICIARRMALYPYDKKPEKDDLIPLMDPLQFLLDELIHRYIQLNDLRAQAIIKVMINRYPSLNYYKYFFYESKKEKDKNEKTKTPQNEQEENVSQKKEPFSQMLQKYKKNYYENFYKY